From the Maioricimonas rarisocia genome, one window contains:
- a CDS encoding NAD(P)-dependent alcohol dehydrogenase, whose amino-acid sequence MKAFAARSYGPPEVLQLREVDTPVPKDNEVLIRIHATTVSSGDWRVRSLNVPTGFGIIVRLVFGFTRPRQPILGTELSGVVEAIGKDVTRFNAGDEVFAFSDATMGAHAEFITMPAEGVIAPKPDGLGFDEAAALSFGGVTALQFLQRAKLEQGEKVLVNGASGAVGTAAVQIARHFGAEVTGVCSTGNVELVRSLGADRVIDYTQESVVDCGETFDVVMDTVGTLPFAKAKKLLPPGGRLLQIVGSLPQAIKAPWLSLTSGRKVIGGAAMGRREDLEFLAKLAGSGEYRPVIDRRYPFAEMIEAHRYVDQGHKKGNVVVIVNGEVE is encoded by the coding sequence ATGAAAGCCTTTGCAGCACGAAGCTACGGACCGCCCGAGGTCCTCCAACTCCGGGAGGTCGATACCCCCGTTCCGAAGGACAACGAAGTCCTCATCCGGATTCATGCCACCACCGTCTCGTCCGGCGACTGGCGGGTCCGCAGTCTCAACGTCCCGACCGGGTTCGGCATCATCGTCCGGCTCGTTTTCGGCTTCACGCGGCCGCGGCAGCCGATTCTGGGGACCGAACTCTCCGGCGTCGTCGAAGCGATCGGCAAGGACGTCACCCGGTTCAACGCGGGCGACGAGGTGTTCGCCTTCAGTGACGCGACAATGGGAGCCCATGCCGAGTTCATCACGATGCCGGCCGAAGGCGTCATTGCGCCCAAACCGGACGGGCTCGGTTTTGACGAGGCGGCGGCCCTGTCGTTCGGGGGAGTAACAGCCCTGCAGTTTCTCCAGCGGGCAAAGCTCGAGCAGGGGGAAAAAGTGCTGGTCAACGGGGCCTCGGGAGCGGTCGGGACCGCGGCGGTGCAGATCGCCCGTCACTTCGGGGCCGAGGTGACCGGCGTGTGCAGCACCGGCAACGTCGAACTGGTCCGCTCGCTCGGTGCGGATCGCGTCATCGACTACACGCAGGAATCGGTCGTCGACTGCGGCGAGACGTTCGACGTCGTCATGGACACGGTCGGCACGCTGCCGTTCGCGAAGGCGAAGAAACTGCTCCCTCCCGGCGGCCGGCTGCTGCAGATCGTGGGGTCGCTGCCGCAGGCGATAAAGGCTCCATGGCTGTCGCTGACCAGCGGCCGGAAGGTGATCGGCGGGGCGGCGATGGGCAGACGCGAGGATCTGGAGTTCCTCGCGAAGCTGGCCGGTTCGGGTGAGTATCGACCGGTGATCGACCGCCGGTACCCGTTTGCGGAGATGATCGAAGCCCACCGGTACGTCGACCAGGGGCACAAGAAGGGGAATGTTGTGGTGATCGTGAACGGGGAGGTGGAGTGA
- a CDS encoding isocitrate/isopropylmalate dehydrogenase family protein, with the protein MHKITLITGDGTGPEIVEATRKCVDATGVKIDWDVQECGIEVIEAEGKVPDRVMESIKANKVALKGPITTPIGKGFRSVNVFLRQELNLYACVRPCKTYKGVRTYFEDSNVDLVLIRENTEDLYAGVEFQAGDDKTAQLIKTINEFATGKKINTRQDTTGVSIKPISYEGTRRIADFAFDYAIKNERKSVTSVCKANIMKFTDGLWYDETRATALAYGAKFEWDELAEGVKPDPELVGKVADSNGNVTYMERLIDNMCMQLVQKPELYDVIVTQNLYGDILSDLCAGLVGGLGVAPGANIGTEAALFEATHGSAPKYKGQNKVNPTALILSGKLMLDYIGEREAAAKLEQAVADVIAEGKDVTYDMKPNRNDPTAVGTQEMAEAICRKMQ; encoded by the coding sequence ATGCACAAGATCACCCTCATTACGGGCGACGGTACCGGTCCTGAAATCGTGGAAGCGACGCGCAAATGCGTCGACGCCACAGGCGTCAAAATCGACTGGGACGTCCAGGAATGCGGCATCGAGGTCATCGAAGCCGAGGGCAAGGTGCCCGACCGCGTGATGGAGTCGATCAAGGCCAACAAGGTCGCCCTCAAGGGACCGATCACCACGCCGATCGGCAAGGGCTTCCGCAGCGTCAACGTCTTCCTGCGTCAGGAACTCAACCTGTACGCCTGCGTCCGTCCCTGCAAGACCTACAAGGGCGTGCGGACCTACTTCGAAGACTCCAACGTCGACCTCGTGCTCATCCGCGAGAACACCGAGGATCTCTACGCTGGCGTCGAGTTTCAGGCGGGCGACGACAAGACCGCCCAGCTCATCAAGACGATCAACGAGTTCGCCACCGGCAAGAAGATCAACACCCGCCAGGACACGACGGGCGTCAGCATCAAGCCGATCTCCTACGAGGGGACACGGCGGATTGCCGACTTCGCCTTCGACTACGCCATCAAGAACGAGCGGAAGTCGGTCACGTCGGTCTGCAAGGCGAACATCATGAAGTTCACCGACGGGCTGTGGTACGACGAAACCCGTGCCACCGCTCTCGCCTACGGTGCCAAGTTCGAATGGGACGAACTGGCCGAAGGCGTGAAGCCCGATCCCGAGCTGGTCGGCAAGGTGGCCGATTCGAACGGCAACGTCACCTACATGGAACGTCTGATCGACAACATGTGCATGCAGCTCGTGCAGAAGCCCGAACTGTATGACGTGATCGTCACGCAGAACCTGTACGGCGACATCCTCAGCGACCTGTGTGCCGGTCTGGTCGGCGGACTGGGCGTGGCTCCGGGTGCGAACATCGGCACCGAGGCGGCCCTGTTCGAAGCGACGCACGGCAGTGCCCCCAAGTACAAGGGTCAGAACAAGGTCAACCCGACCGCCCTGATCCTCTCCGGCAAGCTGATGCTCGACTACATCGGCGAGCGCGAAGCCGCTGCCAAACTGGAACAGGCCGTCGCCGACGTCATCGCCGAAGGCAAGGACGTCACTTACGACATGAAGCCGAACCGGAACGACCCGACCGCGGTCGGCACCCAGGAAATGGCCGAAGCGATCTGCCGCAAGATGCAGTAG
- a CDS encoding alpha/beta hydrolase, whose amino-acid sequence MQLVPEAVQFLESQKGGGLVSSLTFTLDDARNQIPLLPGPPEPVAEVHDEEIPGPAGPLTIRCYRCESAKQGSPLTVFFHGGGWVLGSLDTHDPIARRLCNATEGTVLSVDYRLAPEHRWPAAPEDCYAAVQWAAANAETRFETEPSRLVVAGDSAGGNLATIVCLMARERGGVMPAYQGLIYPITDCDLDTASYLEHGEGKSLTRKMMRWFWDQYVDDADDRLHPHASPLRADDLSGLPPAWVMVAEHDPLRDEGVAYADRLEEAGVPVERVQFDGLIHGFVRRLDVFPQAGEAIGKLAQAIRSAVVSA is encoded by the coding sequence ATGCAACTGGTTCCCGAAGCCGTGCAGTTCCTCGAATCGCAGAAAGGGGGCGGCCTGGTCTCATCTCTGACATTCACGCTCGATGACGCACGCAACCAGATTCCGCTGCTTCCCGGTCCGCCGGAACCGGTTGCAGAGGTCCATGACGAAGAGATTCCCGGACCTGCCGGACCGCTGACGATCCGCTGCTACCGCTGCGAGTCGGCAAAGCAGGGGAGTCCGCTGACCGTCTTCTTTCACGGCGGTGGCTGGGTGCTCGGGTCTCTCGACACGCACGACCCGATTGCCCGCCGTCTCTGTAACGCCACGGAGGGGACCGTCCTGTCGGTCGATTACCGGCTCGCTCCGGAACACCGCTGGCCCGCCGCCCCCGAAGACTGCTACGCCGCCGTCCAGTGGGCCGCGGCCAACGCGGAAACCCGCTTCGAGACGGAACCGTCACGACTGGTCGTGGCCGGCGACAGCGCCGGAGGGAATCTCGCGACCATTGTCTGCCTGATGGCCCGCGAGCGCGGCGGCGTGATGCCGGCGTATCAAGGGCTGATCTACCCCATCACCGATTGCGACCTCGACACCGCGTCATATCTCGAACATGGAGAAGGGAAGTCGCTCACTCGCAAGATGATGCGGTGGTTCTGGGACCAGTATGTCGACGACGCAGACGACCGGCTGCATCCGCACGCGTCCCCGCTGAGGGCCGACGATCTATCGGGCCTGCCTCCCGCCTGGGTGATGGTGGCCGAGCATGATCCGCTGCGGGACGAGGGGGTTGCCTATGCCGACCGGCTCGAGGAGGCCGGCGTTCCGGTCGAGCGGGTGCAGTTTGACGGTCTGATCCATGGATTCGTGCGGCGGCTGGACGTGTTCCCCCAGGCAGGCGAGGCGATCGGGAAGCTGGCGCAGGCGATCCGATCAGCGGTTGTAAGCGCCTGA
- a CDS encoding SPFH domain-containing protein yields MGLFDKLRAELIDIIEWVDDSRHTLAWRFPRYHNEIKNGAQLIVRPGQMAVFVHRGELADAFGPGHYELKTDNLPILSTLMGWKYGFNSPFRAEVYFVSTRQITELKWGTPNPIMLRDPDFGPLRLRAFGTYSMRAEDPKALLRELVGTDSSVEADEISELMRSIIISSLADLLGESKVAALDLAANYREFSEQLRQTVLERVDDEYGLDIPQLDIVNISLPEEVEKALDTRSSMGVIGDMNAFQQFQMGKAMTAAAENPSGGGAAEGMGLGMGFAMANRMVQAPGMAPGGAAAPPPLPATVWHVAVNGQSQGPFNDQQLAQAAQSGQITPATQVWTPALGNWTPAGQVPQLAGLFGPPSPPPPPPPAS; encoded by the coding sequence ATGGGACTGTTCGATAAACTTCGTGCAGAACTGATTGACATTATCGAGTGGGTGGATGATTCCCGCCACACGCTCGCCTGGCGGTTTCCCCGCTATCACAACGAAATCAAGAACGGTGCCCAGCTGATCGTCCGCCCCGGACAGATGGCGGTCTTCGTCCATCGGGGCGAGCTCGCCGACGCGTTTGGTCCCGGGCACTACGAACTGAAGACCGACAACCTGCCGATCCTCAGCACGCTGATGGGCTGGAAATACGGCTTCAACAGCCCTTTCCGTGCCGAGGTGTATTTCGTCAGCACGCGGCAGATCACCGAGCTGAAGTGGGGAACGCCCAACCCCATCATGCTCCGCGATCCCGATTTCGGTCCGCTCCGTTTGCGGGCGTTCGGCACCTACTCGATGCGGGCCGAAGACCCCAAAGCCCTGCTGCGTGAGCTGGTCGGAACCGACTCCAGCGTCGAGGCAGACGAAATCTCCGAGCTGATGCGGTCGATCATCATCTCTTCACTCGCCGACCTGCTCGGCGAGTCGAAGGTGGCGGCACTCGATCTGGCCGCGAACTACCGTGAGTTCTCCGAACAGCTCCGGCAGACCGTGCTGGAACGGGTTGACGACGAGTACGGGCTGGACATTCCGCAGCTCGACATCGTCAACATCTCACTGCCCGAAGAAGTCGAGAAGGCGCTCGACACCCGCAGCAGCATGGGCGTCATTGGCGACATGAATGCCTTCCAGCAGTTCCAGATGGGCAAAGCGATGACGGCCGCGGCCGAAAACCCCTCCGGCGGTGGTGCTGCCGAGGGAATGGGCCTCGGGATGGGCTTCGCCATGGCCAACCGGATGGTGCAGGCTCCGGGCATGGCTCCCGGCGGTGCCGCCGCTCCGCCTCCGCTGCCGGCCACGGTCTGGCATGTGGCGGTCAATGGACAGTCGCAGGGGCCGTTCAACGATCAGCAGTTGGCGCAGGCGGCCCAGTCGGGGCAGATCACTCCCGCGACGCAGGTCTGGACTCCGGCTCTCGGAAACTGGACACCGGCCGGACAGGTGCCGCAACTGGCTGGACTGTTCGGCCCGCCGAGTCCGCCTCCGCCGCCACCCCCCGCCAGCTGA
- a CDS encoding cytochrome C assembly family protein: MQLQNVTLFCFFASYTVALVLEALQLLKKLRINRWAALAFAGAGLIAQTAYLSVRSRAADLPPLLSSGHDWLLVLAWLAVALYIGVELWNRELALGIFVLPAVLVLVGAAQFVSDVPHQELGSLYWLGMLHASLLVLGFAGTFLAVVLSVMYLMQHRRLKSKRAEREGLHLLSLESLARLNWWAVVTSVPLLTLGMATGVWLLVISQRTPVSVPVNRPDFIVNGLLWVAMMALFVWLVSSRRRAGRLVAWRTMCAGGLLIVTILLLKLLGGGGIHGSGTTQQASGMVPAVPEPDMLVTELPFVLRPEHCQPANSSLTTFAPIPA, from the coding sequence ATGCAGCTTCAGAACGTTACGCTCTTCTGCTTCTTTGCCAGCTACACTGTGGCGCTGGTCCTCGAAGCACTTCAGTTGCTGAAAAAACTGCGAATCAACCGCTGGGCGGCACTCGCCTTTGCCGGGGCCGGGTTGATTGCGCAGACGGCGTATCTTTCCGTCCGCAGTCGGGCCGCCGATCTGCCTCCCCTGCTCTCCTCGGGACACGACTGGCTGCTGGTTCTCGCGTGGCTGGCCGTGGCGCTGTACATCGGCGTCGAGCTGTGGAACCGCGAACTGGCGCTGGGAATCTTCGTGCTTCCGGCCGTGCTGGTGCTCGTCGGAGCGGCCCAGTTCGTCAGCGATGTGCCCCATCAGGAGCTTGGTTCGCTGTACTGGCTGGGGATGCTGCACGCGTCGCTGCTGGTCCTCGGATTCGCCGGGACGTTTCTGGCAGTCGTGCTGAGCGTGATGTATCTGATGCAGCATCGGCGGCTGAAGAGTAAACGTGCCGAGCGTGAGGGACTGCATCTGCTGAGCTTGGAATCGCTGGCACGGCTGAACTGGTGGGCGGTTGTGACCAGCGTGCCGCTGCTGACGCTCGGAATGGCGACGGGGGTCTGGCTGCTTGTGATTTCGCAGCGGACGCCCGTGTCGGTACCGGTCAACCGCCCCGATTTTATCGTCAACGGACTGCTGTGGGTGGCCATGATGGCGTTGTTCGTCTGGCTGGTCTCCTCGCGGCGTCGGGCCGGTCGGCTGGTGGCCTGGCGGACAATGTGTGCCGGAGGACTGCTGATCGTGACGATTCTGCTGCTGAAACTGCTCGGCGGCGGCGGAATTCACGGCAGCGGAACCACGCAACAGGCCTCGGGTATGGTGCCCGCAGTGCCAGAGCCTGATATGCTGGTGACCGAGCTTCCGTTCGTCCTGCGGCCGGAACACTGCCAACCTGCCAACTCCAGCCTCACGACGTTCGCCCCGATTCCTGCCTGA
- the hemA gene encoding glutamyl-tRNA reductase, with protein sequence MNLQVVYCNHQTARLGLRERIAFATEDQLARAYEELRSRFPASEHVVVSTCNRVELYTAQEKVEDAPSHADLARFFSEFHQIPLGEFFDDLLEQTGPEAVRHLFQVASSIDSMVLGESQIVSQVKQAYECATRSQANGPLTNALFQRAMTVSARVRSETKLVEGRVSIASVAVGEFGKSIFDRFDDKTVLILGAGEMAAETLRYLKNEGVGKILVANRSPERARNVAEEFGGEPRPWETLDECLAEADVIVSTTGATEPVVDRERFAGVRRKSRGRPIFILDLGAPRDFAPGVGEVDDNVFLYDIDDLEATCERNRRARVKEIERAHAIIEDETARFMQDVYHKATGPIIKRLRETWHDVSRQEMEMLFKKLSHLEDRDRQQIERSVERIVNKLLHPPLETLRDEAKAGTPHGLLDAIRQLFHIRD encoded by the coding sequence ATGAACCTCCAGGTCGTTTACTGCAATCACCAGACTGCCCGGCTGGGGCTTCGCGAACGGATCGCGTTCGCGACCGAGGACCAGCTGGCGCGGGCGTACGAGGAGTTGCGGAGCCGGTTTCCGGCCTCCGAGCACGTCGTCGTCTCGACCTGCAATCGCGTCGAACTGTACACCGCTCAGGAAAAAGTCGAAGACGCTCCCAGTCACGCCGATCTGGCCCGGTTCTTCTCCGAGTTCCACCAGATCCCGCTGGGTGAGTTCTTCGATGATCTGCTCGAACAGACCGGCCCCGAGGCGGTTCGGCACCTGTTTCAGGTCGCCTCGAGCATCGACAGCATGGTGCTCGGCGAAAGCCAGATCGTCAGCCAGGTGAAGCAGGCATACGAATGCGCCACCCGCAGCCAGGCGAATGGCCCGCTGACGAACGCCCTGTTCCAGCGGGCGATGACCGTCTCGGCCCGCGTGCGGTCCGAAACGAAACTGGTCGAAGGCCGGGTCTCGATTGCCAGCGTGGCGGTGGGGGAATTCGGCAAGAGCATCTTCGACCGCTTCGACGACAAGACGGTGCTGATCCTCGGTGCGGGCGAGATGGCGGCGGAAACACTCCGCTACCTCAAGAACGAAGGCGTGGGAAAGATTCTCGTGGCCAACCGCTCTCCCGAACGGGCCCGCAACGTCGCGGAGGAGTTCGGCGGCGAGCCGCGGCCGTGGGAGACACTCGATGAGTGTCTTGCAGAAGCGGATGTGATCGTCAGCACAACCGGAGCGACCGAGCCGGTCGTCGATCGGGAACGGTTTGCGGGCGTTCGACGCAAGTCGCGCGGACGACCGATCTTTATTCTCGACCTGGGGGCCCCCCGCGACTTTGCGCCTGGTGTCGGAGAAGTGGACGATAACGTCTTCCTCTACGACATCGACGACCTCGAAGCGACCTGTGAACGGAACCGCCGGGCTCGCGTCAAGGAGATCGAACGGGCCCACGCGATCATCGAGGACGAGACGGCCCGCTTCATGCAGGACGTCTATCACAAGGCGACCGGGCCGATCATCAAGCGGCTGCGGGAGACCTGGCACGACGTCTCGCGGCAGGAAATGGAGATGCTCTTCAAGAAGCTCTCGCATCTCGAAGACCGGGACCGCCAGCAGATCGAGCGTTCCGTCGAACGGATCGTCAACAAGCTGCTCCATCCGCCGCTTGAAACGCTGCGCGACGAAGCGAAGGCGGGCACGCCACACGGTCTGCTGGATGCCATCCGGCAGCTGTTCCACATCCGCGACTGA
- a CDS encoding efflux RND transporter permease subunit, producing MTRQTRKPVVFGTGAAIFVVVLMIVGAPLVYMGLRQIRLENDIETWLPEQDAGARVLQWYLDHFEHEKTILVAWEGSTLNDPRVARFADQVAGPADAEGNRTGGLEGVTDVNTPRDVIARMLENGIPREQAIEQLNGVLIGTGMLKVRLSRVGRSERAEIERQIIRKSEEQLGLDVDVQPPLDDRFAELAERTSTEDTDDDAEDAEEFAVRDDEPYPAPPPHDFQLHWKDISPKSPHTNDVCQLVESLEVDGQPAVDDCFFWLGAPVGLSVKISAEGEERVLTLVDEMREVAVDVGVPAEAIRFGGQPVASAMLDLEASRALWNPNYPVWMFHKRSPVLLSALVGMLVSFVVLGSIRLSLLVTMVSMYTGLSVFALVPATGGNVNMVLVVMPNLLLVLTTSGAIHVANYWRHARHEGKKDPVSQAVRMAFQPCLLASTTTAIGLASLTTSILSPVRDFGIYSSAGCGLSLLMVLFGFPALLVIWPGGRKVDPEKDFRGWQQVGRWLAKHGTVISTITIIVFVASVAGLRYFYTETKVIRYFPEDSQIVENYEFLEENLAGILTVDTIVRFDAEAIEETSILERLEVVREVQNRIRTVEGISGTLSLADFRPTIEPPGDDASVLQKINYRRAIQRTERGIFEEQTESSGQFVTKVHEPLEFLRDGKPVQFSEGDEAWRIRVQGGVMSDLDFLGVVSNMGTVTQEVIGDRVGTSYVVTGMLPLFLRTQEAVLESLIESFALAFGLIAIVMMFVLRNVLAGLLTMLPNLMPVGLVFGLISWFGVSVDIGTMITASVALGIAVDGTLHLLTWFQDGIDKGMTRSEAIAQGLGHCGPAMWQTSASIALAMLMLGGAELLLISRFGWLMASLIGAALIGDVIFLPALLGGPLGTVIERQVLKRRAAEEAETSESPAHETSEVGQPGV from the coding sequence ATGACCCGACAGACCCGCAAACCCGTTGTCTTCGGAACTGGTGCCGCGATTTTTGTCGTTGTGCTGATGATCGTCGGTGCGCCCCTCGTCTACATGGGGCTGCGGCAGATCCGGCTCGAAAACGACATCGAGACCTGGCTGCCGGAACAGGATGCCGGCGCCCGTGTCCTCCAATGGTACCTCGACCACTTCGAGCACGAGAAGACAATTCTCGTCGCCTGGGAGGGGAGTACGCTCAACGACCCGCGAGTCGCCCGCTTTGCCGACCAGGTCGCCGGCCCGGCTGACGCCGAGGGCAACCGTACCGGCGGACTCGAAGGCGTCACGGACGTCAACACGCCGCGCGATGTCATCGCTCGGATGCTCGAAAACGGCATCCCCCGCGAGCAGGCCATCGAACAGCTCAATGGAGTGCTCATCGGCACCGGCATGCTCAAGGTTCGGCTTTCCCGGGTCGGACGGAGCGAACGGGCGGAAATCGAGCGGCAGATCATTCGCAAATCCGAAGAACAACTCGGCCTGGACGTCGACGTTCAGCCGCCTCTGGATGATCGATTCGCCGAGCTGGCCGAACGGACCAGCACCGAAGACACAGACGACGACGCGGAGGACGCCGAAGAATTCGCCGTGCGGGACGATGAACCCTATCCGGCTCCACCGCCGCACGACTTCCAGCTGCACTGGAAGGACATCTCGCCGAAATCTCCGCACACAAACGACGTGTGTCAGCTCGTCGAGTCGCTGGAAGTCGACGGCCAACCTGCGGTCGATGACTGCTTCTTCTGGCTCGGCGCGCCGGTCGGCCTGTCGGTGAAGATCAGTGCCGAAGGAGAAGAACGGGTCCTCACGCTCGTCGACGAAATGCGCGAGGTTGCCGTGGATGTCGGCGTGCCGGCCGAAGCCATCCGTTTCGGCGGCCAGCCGGTCGCCAGCGCGATGCTCGACCTCGAAGCCAGCCGGGCGCTGTGGAATCCGAACTACCCGGTCTGGATGTTCCACAAACGATCGCCGGTCCTGCTTTCGGCACTGGTCGGGATGCTGGTCTCGTTTGTCGTTCTCGGCAGTATCCGACTCTCGCTGCTGGTGACGATGGTCTCGATGTACACCGGGCTGTCGGTGTTCGCGCTCGTTCCGGCGACGGGTGGGAACGTCAACATGGTCCTGGTGGTCATGCCCAACCTGCTGCTGGTGCTGACAACCTCGGGGGCCATTCATGTCGCCAACTACTGGCGGCACGCCCGTCACGAGGGGAAGAAAGATCCAGTCTCGCAGGCAGTCCGAATGGCGTTTCAGCCCTGCCTGCTCGCCAGCACGACGACCGCAATCGGCCTGGCCTCACTGACGACCAGCATCCTTTCACCGGTCCGGGACTTCGGGATTTACTCCTCGGCCGGCTGTGGACTCTCGCTGCTGATGGTCCTCTTCGGATTTCCGGCCCTCCTCGTGATCTGGCCGGGAGGACGCAAGGTCGATCCCGAGAAAGACTTCCGTGGCTGGCAACAGGTCGGTCGCTGGCTGGCAAAGCATGGAACGGTGATCTCGACGATTACGATCATCGTCTTCGTCGCGAGCGTCGCCGGTCTGCGGTACTTCTATACCGAGACGAAAGTCATCCGGTACTTTCCGGAAGACTCGCAGATCGTCGAGAACTACGAATTCCTCGAAGAGAACCTCGCCGGCATTCTGACGGTCGACACGATCGTCCGCTTCGACGCCGAGGCAATCGAGGAGACCAGCATTCTGGAGCGGCTTGAAGTTGTCCGCGAAGTCCAGAACAGGATTCGCACCGTCGAAGGAATCAGCGGGACGCTGTCGCTGGCCGATTTCCGTCCCACGATCGAACCGCCCGGCGACGACGCCTCGGTCCTGCAGAAGATCAATTACCGCAGGGCCATCCAGCGGACCGAACGGGGCATCTTCGAGGAACAGACCGAAAGCTCCGGGCAGTTCGTGACCAAGGTGCACGAGCCGCTCGAGTTTCTCCGCGACGGGAAGCCGGTCCAATTCTCCGAAGGAGACGAAGCCTGGCGGATCCGCGTCCAGGGCGGGGTCATGTCGGACCTCGACTTCCTGGGGGTCGTCTCGAACATGGGCACGGTCACGCAGGAGGTGATCGGCGACCGGGTCGGTACCAGCTACGTGGTCACCGGCATGCTGCCGCTGTTTCTCCGGACGCAGGAGGCGGTCCTCGAAAGCCTCATCGAGAGCTTCGCGCTGGCATTCGGGCTGATTGCCATCGTCATGATGTTCGTCCTGCGGAACGTGCTCGCCGGATTGCTGACGATGCTGCCCAACCTCATGCCGGTTGGCCTGGTCTTCGGGCTGATCTCGTGGTTCGGCGTCTCGGTCGACATCGGCACAATGATCACCGCGTCGGTCGCACTGGGAATTGCCGTCGACGGCACGCTGCACCTGCTCACCTGGTTCCAGGATGGAATCGACAAGGGAATGACACGCTCCGAAGCGATTGCTCAGGGCCTCGGGCATTGCGGGCCGGCCATGTGGCAGACCAGCGCGTCGATCGCTCTGGCGATGCTCATGCTCGGCGGTGCCGAACTGCTGCTGATCAGCCGCTTCGGATGGCTGATGGCGTCCCTGATCGGTGCGGCCCTGATCGGCGATGTGATCTTCCTGCCGGCCCTGCTGGGTGGCCCGCTCGGTACGGTCATCGAGCGTCAGGTGCTCAAACGTCGGGCTGCCGAGGAAGCGGAAACGAGTGAATCGCCAGCCCACGAAACGAGCGAAGTGGGCCAGCCGGGCGTCTGA